The Burkholderiales bacterium genome includes a window with the following:
- a CDS encoding RHS repeat protein — protein MTGTGLSLTSSYAYGVTGSLVVDGATVGPLKSVSITQSGTGITARTSVKTTNSQGQSVRVTDGLGNHTSFVYDAIGNLLKAIGPTGITETMTYDLRGRKVTLANPDSGSWSYEYNGAGELVRQTDAKGQVTRNFHDSLGRVVERREHPGSEATTPFVTVTSYDRYADTSACAFGKGKACEVRTATVTRASVGGALANPQVRRFSAFDNAGRATTGTTVIDGRSYVSTTSFDANGAHSGEVDR, from the coding sequence ATGACCGGGACCGGCTTGTCGCTCACCTCGAGCTACGCCTACGGCGTGACCGGGTCGCTGGTGGTCGACGGCGCGACGGTGGGCCCGCTGAAGTCGGTGTCGATCACGCAGTCGGGGACCGGCATCACCGCCCGGACCAGCGTCAAGACCACCAACAGCCAAGGCCAGAGCGTGCGGGTGACCGACGGGCTCGGGAATCACACGAGCTTCGTCTACGACGCGATCGGGAACCTGCTGAAGGCGATCGGGCCGACGGGAATCACGGAAACCATGACCTACGACCTGCGCGGTCGCAAGGTCACGCTCGCGAACCCGGACAGCGGCAGCTGGAGCTACGAGTACAACGGCGCGGGCGAGCTGGTGCGCCAGACCGACGCGAAGGGCCAGGTCACGCGCAACTTCCACGACAGCCTGGGGCGGGTTGTCGAGCGGCGGGAGCATCCCGGCTCGGAGGCCACGACCCCGTTCGTGACGGTGACGAGCTACGACCGCTACGCAGACACCTCGGCATGCGCCTTCGGCAAGGGCAAGGCCTGCGAGGTGCGCACCGCGACGGTGACGCGCGCTTCGGTGGGAGGCGCACTGGCCAATCCGCAGGTGCGCCGGTTCAGCGCGTTCGACAACGCCGGCCGGGCTACGACCGGGACCACGGTGATCGACGGCCGCAGCTACGTGTCGACCACCTCGTTCGACGCCAACGGTGCGCATTCCGGCGAAGTTGACCGCTGA
- a CDS encoding IS21 family transposase → MPANRIAMRRIREVLRLKHECGLSNARIAAALGIAKGSVANYLAAATGAELTHNEALELDDAALDARLHGQRYVYPQFAAPDFAAIHRELRRKGVTLQLLWEEYRAQAQGIPYSRSRFCERYIEFRQLLRRSMRQIHVAGEKLFVDYAGPTVPLIDPASGEITRAHIFVAVWGASNYTYAEATAAESKADWIAAHVNALTFFGGAPALLVPDNPRALIRDPDRYEPIANRTYEALAEHYGCAILPARPRKPQDKAKVEAGVLLVERWILARLRRWRFHSLAELNTAIRQLLGELNDRPFQKLEGSRRSWFDLLDRPALRPLPGTAFEYADFKKARVSRLDYHVEFAHHYYSVPHALVGQEVELRITRTTVEVLFRHQRVASHARSHRRGGYTTVAEHMPAAHRAHREWTPARLLHWAGTIGVATGNLVAHLLESKPHPEQGYRACLGLLALARKYGDARLEAGCARALALGAKTRKSVASILAAGLDRQPTTATLFDDAVLPAHANVRGPEYYH, encoded by the coding sequence GTGCCAGCCAACCGGATTGCCATGCGACGAATTCGAGAAGTTCTCCGCCTCAAGCATGAGTGTGGGCTGTCCAATGCCCGGATCGCCGCCGCGCTGGGCATCGCCAAGGGCTCGGTAGCGAACTATCTGGCCGCGGCCACGGGCGCTGAGCTGACGCACAACGAAGCGCTGGAGCTCGATGACGCCGCGCTGGACGCGCGGCTGCATGGACAGCGCTACGTCTACCCGCAGTTTGCCGCTCCCGACTTCGCCGCCATCCATCGCGAGCTACGGCGCAAGGGCGTCACGCTGCAATTGCTGTGGGAGGAGTACCGGGCGCAAGCCCAGGGCATTCCCTACAGCCGGTCGCGCTTCTGCGAGCGCTACATCGAGTTCCGGCAGTTGCTGCGTCGCTCGATGCGGCAGATCCATGTCGCCGGCGAGAAGCTGTTCGTCGACTACGCCGGCCCGACCGTCCCGCTGATCGACCCGGCCAGCGGGGAGATCACCCGTGCGCACATCTTCGTCGCGGTGTGGGGCGCGTCGAACTACACCTACGCCGAGGCCACCGCCGCCGAGTCGAAAGCCGACTGGATCGCGGCGCACGTCAACGCGCTGACGTTCTTCGGCGGCGCGCCGGCACTCCTGGTGCCCGACAATCCGCGGGCCTTGATCCGCGACCCGGACCGCTACGAGCCGATCGCCAATCGCACCTACGAGGCGCTGGCCGAGCATTACGGCTGCGCCATCTTGCCGGCGCGGCCGCGCAAACCGCAGGACAAGGCCAAGGTGGAAGCCGGGGTGCTGCTGGTCGAGCGTTGGATTCTGGCCCGGCTGCGGCGTTGGCGTTTCCACAGCCTGGCCGAACTCAACACCGCGATCCGGCAGCTGCTCGGCGAACTCAACGACCGGCCGTTCCAGAAGCTCGAGGGCTCGCGCCGCAGCTGGTTCGACCTGCTCGACCGGCCGGCGTTGCGGCCGCTGCCGGGTACCGCCTTCGAGTACGCCGACTTCAAGAAGGCACGGGTCTCCCGTCTCGATTACCACGTCGAGTTCGCGCATCACTACTACTCGGTGCCGCACGCCCTGGTCGGCCAGGAAGTCGAACTGCGGATCACCCGTACCACGGTCGAGGTGCTGTTCCGCCATCAACGGGTGGCGAGCCACGCCCGTTCGCATCGTCGCGGCGGGTACACCACGGTCGCCGAGCACATGCCGGCGGCGCATCGCGCGCATCGGGAATGGACCCCGGCGCGGCTGCTGCACTGGGCGGGAACCATCGGCGTGGCGACCGGGAACCTGGTCGCGCATCTGCTCGAATCCAAGCCGCATCCCGAGCAAGGCTACCGGGCCTGCCTCGGGTTGCTGGCGCTGGCGCGCAAGTACGGCGACGCCCGGCTCGAAGCCGGCTGCGCGCGGGCCCTCGCGCTCGGCGCCAAGACCCGCAAGTCGGTCGCCTCCATCCTCGCCGCCGGCCTTGACCGCCAACCGACCACCGCCACGCTGTTCGACGACGCCGTCCTGCCCGCGCACGCCAACGTGCGCGGCCCCGAGTACTACCACTGA
- a CDS encoding ATP-binding protein codes for MLTQQTVTHLRSLRLDGMARAFEEQLTQPAATGLAFEDRFGLLVDRELAWRDTRRLERLLKQAKLKYPDACIEDLDSRSARGLDPRQLASLAGADWIRSGHSILITGATGLGKTWLACALGQAACRQGFAVFYTRFGRLLEELRIAHGDGSFSRRLQQLARTDLLILDDWGLAPIGQSERNDLLELLDDRTTGKATLITSQVPVEHWYTYLNDPTLADAILDRIVHGSHRLALKGESLRKKAAAPAAKK; via the coding sequence ATGTTGACCCAACAAACCGTGACCCACCTGCGCTCCTTGCGCCTCGATGGCATGGCCCGCGCCTTCGAAGAGCAACTCACCCAACCGGCGGCTACCGGTCTCGCCTTCGAAGACCGCTTCGGCCTGCTGGTCGACCGCGAACTCGCCTGGCGCGACACCCGGCGCCTGGAACGTCTGCTCAAGCAGGCCAAGCTCAAGTATCCCGATGCCTGCATCGAGGACCTCGACTCCCGCAGCGCCCGCGGTCTCGATCCGCGTCAGCTCGCGAGCCTCGCCGGCGCCGACTGGATTCGCAGCGGCCACAGCATCCTCATCACCGGCGCTACCGGCCTCGGCAAGACCTGGCTCGCCTGCGCGCTGGGCCAAGCCGCCTGTCGTCAGGGCTTCGCCGTCTTCTACACCCGCTTCGGCCGACTGCTCGAAGAACTGCGCATCGCCCACGGCGACGGCAGCTTCAGCCGGCGCCTGCAGCAACTCGCCCGGACCGACCTCCTGATTCTCGACGATTGGGGCCTCGCGCCGATCGGCCAGTCCGAACGCAACGACTTGCTCGAACTGCTCGACGACCGCACGACCGGCAAGGCCACCCTGATCACCAGCCAGGTCCCGGTCGAGCATTGGTACACCTACCTCAACGATCCCACCCTGGCCGATGCCATCCTCGACCGCATCGTGCATGGCAGTCATCGGCTCGCACTCAAGGGCGAATCGCTACGCAAGAAAGCCGCCGCGCCGGCGGCCAAGAAATGA
- a CDS encoding RHS repeat-associated core domain-containing protein — MDKLQYPSGYMVVNRYTSWSGALDQVAQWTGTAIGQVHWTMGARHPDGQAGYGSLAGTSFARNYDGFGRVSDITAGVGGNPISLQNAHYTFDALGNLTQRSESVLNPGTQSFAYDQVDRLTSYAGQSAAYDAAGNLTSRAGTSYSYQAGSHRITSYGGTGYGYDANGNVTGISGSTPRTITPTAFNLPATITQGGTTLAYVYDGGHRRIKETSTSAAGTTTTYYLGGYEELTRTDGIAERRHYLATPDGTAGIHISRSDGTTAPRYWLTDHLGSVVGEVDQAGALKQSATFGAWGDRTQVVQADPRAEDRGFTGHEHLVEVGLIHMNGRVYDPITGRFLAADPLIQDPYDAQSYNRYSYVRNNPLSFTDPSGYSWWTKWRKPVIAIAAAAIISPLVAAEVMWALAPTSANAAAIGELAGAVAGGFAAGGIQGGNIESAVAGAMSASVFFAAGSIAGAATADQIAGFGRGEIGRVALHAGAGCFTGASMGGSCGKQAVAGGFSELAGPIVDRASTNAAFGVVAHAVGGGLGSIAAGGKFENGAMTGAFGYLFNQCAHGSCATEFEQLMYDWWPGYKAGTLLHNQIWGDGSWTGWEVLDAASVGLGFAGRGAQLGSAARQAAHAEQMGLLREAGSRLGNFSVGTVDSIADANALGKAWVGPGYRVSDSGRAWLSLDGTKVYRPPNMKPTWGEYQANFMRINPDNGRAMSNAHLSIRP; from the coding sequence GTGGACAAGCTGCAGTACCCGTCGGGATACATGGTGGTGAACCGCTACACGAGCTGGAGCGGCGCGCTCGACCAGGTGGCGCAGTGGACCGGCACGGCCATCGGTCAGGTGCACTGGACGATGGGAGCCCGGCACCCGGACGGGCAGGCGGGATACGGGTCGCTGGCCGGGACGAGCTTCGCGCGCAACTACGACGGGTTCGGGAGGGTGTCCGACATCACCGCGGGGGTGGGCGGCAACCCGATCTCGCTGCAGAACGCGCACTACACGTTCGACGCGCTGGGGAACCTGACCCAGCGCAGCGAGAGCGTGCTCAACCCGGGCACGCAGAGCTTCGCCTACGACCAGGTCGACCGGCTCACGAGCTATGCCGGGCAGAGCGCTGCCTACGACGCGGCGGGGAACCTCACCAGCCGCGCGGGCACGAGCTACAGCTATCAGGCCGGCAGCCACCGGATCACGAGCTACGGGGGCACCGGCTACGGCTACGACGCCAACGGGAACGTGACTGGCATCAGCGGGAGCACCCCCCGCACGATCACCCCGACCGCGTTCAACCTGCCCGCGACGATTACCCAAGGCGGCACGACGCTCGCCTACGTCTACGACGGCGGGCACCGGCGGATCAAGGAGACCTCGACCAGCGCCGCCGGCACGACCACGACCTACTACCTTGGGGGCTACGAGGAGCTCACCCGCACCGACGGGATCGCCGAGCGGCGCCATTACCTGGCCACGCCGGACGGGACGGCGGGGATCCACATCAGCAGAAGCGACGGCACCACCGCGCCGCGCTACTGGCTCACCGATCACCTGGGGAGCGTGGTAGGCGAAGTCGATCAGGCCGGGGCACTCAAACAGAGCGCGACATTCGGGGCGTGGGGAGACCGGACGCAGGTCGTGCAGGCCGACCCGAGGGCCGAGGATCGCGGATTCACCGGCCACGAGCACCTGGTGGAGGTGGGACTGATCCACATGAACGGGCGGGTCTACGACCCGATCACCGGCAGATTCCTCGCGGCAGACCCGCTGATCCAGGATCCGTACGACGCGCAGAGCTACAACCGCTACAGCTACGTCAGGAACAATCCGCTCTCCTTCACCGACCCGTCCGGCTACAGTTGGTGGACCAAGTGGAGGAAGCCGGTTATCGCGATCGCGGCAGCGGCGATCATCAGCCCATTAGTCGCGGCGGAAGTAATGTGGGCGCTGGCGCCAACTTCCGCGAATGCAGCTGCAATTGGCGAACTCGCGGGAGCGGTTGCGGGTGGCTTCGCTGCTGGTGGAATTCAGGGTGGGAACATCGAGAGTGCCGTCGCCGGAGCAATGTCGGCGAGCGTATTCTTCGCGGCGGGAAGCATCGCTGGTGCAGCGACTGCAGATCAGATCGCGGGGTTCGGTCGTGGGGAAATCGGCAGGGTGGCACTCCACGCAGGTGCCGGGTGCTTCACCGGTGCTTCTATGGGCGGAAGCTGCGGGAAACAAGCCGTCGCCGGAGGCTTTTCAGAGCTCGCTGGGCCGATCGTGGATCGTGCGAGCACGAATGCCGCGTTTGGTGTAGTCGCGCACGCGGTTGGAGGTGGGCTAGGATCGATCGCGGCTGGAGGCAAGTTTGAAAATGGAGCTATGACCGGAGCGTTCGGCTACCTCTTCAACCAATGTGCTCACGGCTCCTGTGCGACCGAGTTTGAGCAGTTGATGTACGACTGGTGGCCCGGGTACAAGGCCGGGACTTTGCTTCACAATCAGATTTGGGGCGATGGGAGTTGGACCGGTTGGGAGGTTCTGGACGCCGCATCGGTCGGCTTGGGATTCGCGGGCCGCGGAGCGCAACTCGGTTCGGCGGCGAGGCAAGCTGCACATGCCGAACAGATGGGTCTCCTTCGAGAAGCGGGAAGCCGCCTCGGGAATTTCTCGGTAGGAACTGTGGACAGCATCGCCGATGCGAATGCACTCGGCAAAGCCTGGGTGGGACCTGGCTACCGGGTATCCGACAGCGGGCGAGCGTGGCTTAGCCTAGATGGGACCAAGGTCTATCGACCGCCAAACATGAAACCAACATGGGGCGAGTACCAGGCGAACTTCATGCGCATCAATCCCGACAATGGGCGTGCCATGTCCAACGCGCACCTGAGCATACGACCGTGA